One Bombus pyrosoma isolate SC7728 linkage group LG9, ASM1482585v1, whole genome shotgun sequence genomic window carries:
- the LOC122571187 gene encoding glycogen synthase kinase-3 beta-like isoform X8, which produces MERVPEEEGHPAGGVTLKKDRDGNKVTTVVATPGAGPDRPQEISYTDTKVIGNGSFGVVYLAKLCDTEELVAIKKVLQDKRFKNRELQIMRRLEHCNIVKLKYFFYSSGDKNILNATNPVFHVDKDEVYLNLVLEYIPETVYKVARHYNKSKQTIPINFIKLYMYQLFRSLAYIHSLGICHRDIKPQNLLLDPESGVLKLCDFGSAKHLVKGEPNVSYICSRYYRAPELIFGAIDYTTKIDVWSAGCVVAELLLGQPIFPGDSGVDQLVEIIKVLGTPTRDQIREMNPNYTEFKFPQIKAHPWQKVFRARTPPEAMELVAGLLEYTPSGRITPLEACAHPFFDELREQGTRLPNGRELPPLFNFTEYELRIQPSLNSILKPKYMQTSENPGGQSEPVAGSSGNSSDNNVNTNTLSSSKNTDPGQSNMA; this is translated from the exons ATAGAGATGGCAACAAAGTCACAACCGTGGTGGCTACACCTGGTGCTGGTCCAGATCGTCCCCAAGAGATCTCCTATACAGACACTAAAGTAATCGGTAACGGCAGCTTCGGCGTTGTATACCTAGCGAAACTATGTGACACGGAAGAACTGGTCGCCATCAAAAAAGTTCTCCAAGACAAACGATTTAAG aacaGGGAGTTACAAATCATGCGGCGTCTCGAGCACTGCAACATTGTAAAACTGAAATACTTCTTCTACTCCAGTGGCGATAAG AACATCTTAAACGCAACTAATCCAGTTTTTCATGTGGAC AAGGACGAGGTTTATCTGAACCTAGTGTTGGAATACATACCTGAAACTGTGTATAAAGTCGCTCGGCATTATAACAAAAGCAAGCAAACCATaccgataaatttcattaag TTGTACATGTACCAACTGTTCCGCTCTCTGGCATACATCCACTCGCTGGGGATCTGTCACAGGGACATCAAGCCACAGAATCTACTCCTGGACCCAGAATCCGGTGTCTTGAAGCTCTGTGATTTTGGCTCTGCTAAACATCTGGTCAAAGGAGAGCCTAATGTGTCTTACATCTGTAGTCGTTATTATCGCGCACCCGAATTAATCTTTGGTGCTATCGATTATACCACGAAGATTG ACGTGTGGAGTGCAGGCTGTGTGGTAGCAGAATTGTTGCTCGGCCAACCGATATTTCCCGGAGATAGTGGCGTGGATCAACTGGTCGAGATCATCAAGGTGCTCGGCACACCTACACGCGACCAGATACGTGAGATGAATCCCAACTATACCGAGTTCAAATTTCCACAGATTAAGGCGCACCCGTGGCAAAAG GTGTTCAGGGCACGCACACCTCCGGAAGCGATGGAGTTGGTCGCTGGACTTTTGGAGTACACGCCATCCGGCCGGATCACACCGTTGGAAGCGTGCGCTCATCCGTTTTTCGACGAACTTCGGGAGCAGGGCACGCGATTACCAAATGGCCGAGAGCTTCCCCCTTTGTTTAACTTTACAGAGTACGAGCTACGAATTCAACCGTCGCTAAACTCGATCCTAAAACCGAAGTACATGCAGACTTCGGAAAATCCTGGAGGCCAGTCGGAACCGGTCGCGGGGAGTAGCGGTAACTCTAGTGATAATAACGTGAACACCAACACGCTGTCCTCTTCAAAGAACACAGACCCCGGCCAGTCGAACATGGCTTAA
- the LOC122571187 gene encoding glycogen synthase kinase-3 beta-like isoform X5, whose protein sequence is MSSRPRTTSFADCTNAPTNPPLGGMRVSSHPAGGVTLKKDRDGNKVTTVVATPGAGPDRPQEISYTDTKVIGNGSFGVVYLAKLCDTEELVAIKKVLQDKRFKNRELQIMRRLEHCNIVKLKYFFYSSGDKNILNATNPVFHVDKDEVYLNLVLEYIPETVYKVARHYNKSKQTIPINFIKLYMYQLFRSLAYIHSLGICHRDIKPQNLLLDPESGVLKLCDFGSAKHLVKGEPNVSYICSRYYRAPELIFGAIDYTTKIDVWSAGCVVAELLLGQPIFPGDSGVDQLVEIIKVLGTPTRDQIREMNPNYTEFKFPQIKAHPWQKVFRARTPPEAMELVAGLLEYTPSGRITPLEACAHPFFDELREQGTRLPNGRELPPLFNFTEYELRIQPSLNSILKPKYMQTSENPGGQSEPVAGSSGNSSDNNVNTNTLSSSKNTDPGQSNMA, encoded by the exons ATAGAGATGGCAACAAAGTCACAACCGTGGTGGCTACACCTGGTGCTGGTCCAGATCGTCCCCAAGAGATCTCCTATACAGACACTAAAGTAATCGGTAACGGCAGCTTCGGCGTTGTATACCTAGCGAAACTATGTGACACGGAAGAACTGGTCGCCATCAAAAAAGTTCTCCAAGACAAACGATTTAAG aacaGGGAGTTACAAATCATGCGGCGTCTCGAGCACTGCAACATTGTAAAACTGAAATACTTCTTCTACTCCAGTGGCGATAAG AACATCTTAAACGCAACTAATCCAGTTTTTCATGTGGAC AAGGACGAGGTTTATCTGAACCTAGTGTTGGAATACATACCTGAAACTGTGTATAAAGTCGCTCGGCATTATAACAAAAGCAAGCAAACCATaccgataaatttcattaag TTGTACATGTACCAACTGTTCCGCTCTCTGGCATACATCCACTCGCTGGGGATCTGTCACAGGGACATCAAGCCACAGAATCTACTCCTGGACCCAGAATCCGGTGTCTTGAAGCTCTGTGATTTTGGCTCTGCTAAACATCTGGTCAAAGGAGAGCCTAATGTGTCTTACATCTGTAGTCGTTATTATCGCGCACCCGAATTAATCTTTGGTGCTATCGATTATACCACGAAGATTG ACGTGTGGAGTGCAGGCTGTGTGGTAGCAGAATTGTTGCTCGGCCAACCGATATTTCCCGGAGATAGTGGCGTGGATCAACTGGTCGAGATCATCAAGGTGCTCGGCACACCTACACGCGACCAGATACGTGAGATGAATCCCAACTATACCGAGTTCAAATTTCCACAGATTAAGGCGCACCCGTGGCAAAAG GTGTTCAGGGCACGCACACCTCCGGAAGCGATGGAGTTGGTCGCTGGACTTTTGGAGTACACGCCATCCGGCCGGATCACACCGTTGGAAGCGTGCGCTCATCCGTTTTTCGACGAACTTCGGGAGCAGGGCACGCGATTACCAAATGGCCGAGAGCTTCCCCCTTTGTTTAACTTTACAGAGTACGAGCTACGAATTCAACCGTCGCTAAACTCGATCCTAAAACCGAAGTACATGCAGACTTCGGAAAATCCTGGAGGCCAGTCGGAACCGGTCGCGGGGAGTAGCGGTAACTCTAGTGATAATAACGTGAACACCAACACGCTGTCCTCTTCAAAGAACACAGACCCCGGCCAGTCGAACATGGCTTAA
- the LOC122571187 gene encoding glycogen synthase kinase-3 beta-like isoform X1, which yields MAPAATLDWSEPCQHWRYPKFCPSGQQKHERAKSAMELSSKEANTAYKKFCKFLRRLKNRKHRDGNKVTTVVATPGAGPDRPQEISYTDTKVIGNGSFGVVYLAKLCDTEELVAIKKVLQDKRFKNRELQIMRRLEHCNIVKLKYFFYSSGDKNILNATNPVFHVDKDEVYLNLVLEYIPETVYKVARHYNKSKQTIPINFIKLYMYQLFRSLAYIHSLGICHRDIKPQNLLLDPESGVLKLCDFGSAKHLVKGEPNVSYICSRYYRAPELIFGAIDYTTKIDVWSAGCVVAELLLGQPIFPGDSGVDQLVEIIKVLGTPTRDQIREMNPNYTEFKFPQIKAHPWQKVFRARTPPEAMELVAGLLEYTPSGRITPLEACAHPFFDELREQGTRLPNGRELPPLFNFTEYELRIQPSLNSILKPKYMQTSENPGGQSEPVAGSSGNSSDNNVNTNTLSSSKNTDPGQSNMA from the exons ATGGCGCCAGCTGCCACGTTAGACTGGTCAGAACCATGCCAGCACTGGCGTTATCCGAAATTCTGTCCGTCTGGACAGCAGAAGCATGAAAGGGCGAAGAGCGCGATGGAACTGAGCAGCAAGGAGGCGAACACAGCGTACAAAAAGTTCTGCAAGTTCCTACGCCGGCTGAAGAACAGGAAAC ATAGAGATGGCAACAAAGTCACAACCGTGGTGGCTACACCTGGTGCTGGTCCAGATCGTCCCCAAGAGATCTCCTATACAGACACTAAAGTAATCGGTAACGGCAGCTTCGGCGTTGTATACCTAGCGAAACTATGTGACACGGAAGAACTGGTCGCCATCAAAAAAGTTCTCCAAGACAAACGATTTAAG aacaGGGAGTTACAAATCATGCGGCGTCTCGAGCACTGCAACATTGTAAAACTGAAATACTTCTTCTACTCCAGTGGCGATAAG AACATCTTAAACGCAACTAATCCAGTTTTTCATGTGGAC AAGGACGAGGTTTATCTGAACCTAGTGTTGGAATACATACCTGAAACTGTGTATAAAGTCGCTCGGCATTATAACAAAAGCAAGCAAACCATaccgataaatttcattaag TTGTACATGTACCAACTGTTCCGCTCTCTGGCATACATCCACTCGCTGGGGATCTGTCACAGGGACATCAAGCCACAGAATCTACTCCTGGACCCAGAATCCGGTGTCTTGAAGCTCTGTGATTTTGGCTCTGCTAAACATCTGGTCAAAGGAGAGCCTAATGTGTCTTACATCTGTAGTCGTTATTATCGCGCACCCGAATTAATCTTTGGTGCTATCGATTATACCACGAAGATTG ACGTGTGGAGTGCAGGCTGTGTGGTAGCAGAATTGTTGCTCGGCCAACCGATATTTCCCGGAGATAGTGGCGTGGATCAACTGGTCGAGATCATCAAGGTGCTCGGCACACCTACACGCGACCAGATACGTGAGATGAATCCCAACTATACCGAGTTCAAATTTCCACAGATTAAGGCGCACCCGTGGCAAAAG GTGTTCAGGGCACGCACACCTCCGGAAGCGATGGAGTTGGTCGCTGGACTTTTGGAGTACACGCCATCCGGCCGGATCACACCGTTGGAAGCGTGCGCTCATCCGTTTTTCGACGAACTTCGGGAGCAGGGCACGCGATTACCAAATGGCCGAGAGCTTCCCCCTTTGTTTAACTTTACAGAGTACGAGCTACGAATTCAACCGTCGCTAAACTCGATCCTAAAACCGAAGTACATGCAGACTTCGGAAAATCCTGGAGGCCAGTCGGAACCGGTCGCGGGGAGTAGCGGTAACTCTAGTGATAATAACGTGAACACCAACACGCTGTCCTCTTCAAAGAACACAGACCCCGGCCAGTCGAACATGGCTTAA
- the LOC122571187 gene encoding glycogen synthase kinase-3 beta-like isoform X3, with product MAPAATLDWSEPCQHWRYPKFCPSGQQKHERAKSAMELSSKEANTAYKKFCKFLRRLKNRKHRDGNKVTTVVATPGAGPDRPQEISYTDTKVIGNGSFGVVYLAKLCDTEELVAIKKVLQDKRFKNRELQIMRRLEHCNIVKLKYFFYSSGDKKDEVYLNLVLEYIPETVYKVARHYNKSKQTIPINFIKLYMYQLFRSLAYIHSLGICHRDIKPQNLLLDPESGVLKLCDFGSAKHLVKGEPNVSYICSRYYRAPELIFGAIDYTTKIDVWSAGCVVAELLLGQPIFPGDSGVDQLVEIIKVLGTPTRDQIREMNPNYTEFKFPQIKAHPWQKVFRARTPPEAMELVAGLLEYTPSGRITPLEACAHPFFDELREQGTRLPNGRELPPLFNFTEYELRIQPSLNSILKPKYMQTSENPGGQSEPVAGSSGNSSDNNVNTNTLSSSKNTDPGQSNMA from the exons ATGGCGCCAGCTGCCACGTTAGACTGGTCAGAACCATGCCAGCACTGGCGTTATCCGAAATTCTGTCCGTCTGGACAGCAGAAGCATGAAAGGGCGAAGAGCGCGATGGAACTGAGCAGCAAGGAGGCGAACACAGCGTACAAAAAGTTCTGCAAGTTCCTACGCCGGCTGAAGAACAGGAAAC ATAGAGATGGCAACAAAGTCACAACCGTGGTGGCTACACCTGGTGCTGGTCCAGATCGTCCCCAAGAGATCTCCTATACAGACACTAAAGTAATCGGTAACGGCAGCTTCGGCGTTGTATACCTAGCGAAACTATGTGACACGGAAGAACTGGTCGCCATCAAAAAAGTTCTCCAAGACAAACGATTTAAG aacaGGGAGTTACAAATCATGCGGCGTCTCGAGCACTGCAACATTGTAAAACTGAAATACTTCTTCTACTCCAGTGGCGATAAG AAGGACGAGGTTTATCTGAACCTAGTGTTGGAATACATACCTGAAACTGTGTATAAAGTCGCTCGGCATTATAACAAAAGCAAGCAAACCATaccgataaatttcattaag TTGTACATGTACCAACTGTTCCGCTCTCTGGCATACATCCACTCGCTGGGGATCTGTCACAGGGACATCAAGCCACAGAATCTACTCCTGGACCCAGAATCCGGTGTCTTGAAGCTCTGTGATTTTGGCTCTGCTAAACATCTGGTCAAAGGAGAGCCTAATGTGTCTTACATCTGTAGTCGTTATTATCGCGCACCCGAATTAATCTTTGGTGCTATCGATTATACCACGAAGATTG ACGTGTGGAGTGCAGGCTGTGTGGTAGCAGAATTGTTGCTCGGCCAACCGATATTTCCCGGAGATAGTGGCGTGGATCAACTGGTCGAGATCATCAAGGTGCTCGGCACACCTACACGCGACCAGATACGTGAGATGAATCCCAACTATACCGAGTTCAAATTTCCACAGATTAAGGCGCACCCGTGGCAAAAG GTGTTCAGGGCACGCACACCTCCGGAAGCGATGGAGTTGGTCGCTGGACTTTTGGAGTACACGCCATCCGGCCGGATCACACCGTTGGAAGCGTGCGCTCATCCGTTTTTCGACGAACTTCGGGAGCAGGGCACGCGATTACCAAATGGCCGAGAGCTTCCCCCTTTGTTTAACTTTACAGAGTACGAGCTACGAATTCAACCGTCGCTAAACTCGATCCTAAAACCGAAGTACATGCAGACTTCGGAAAATCCTGGAGGCCAGTCGGAACCGGTCGCGGGGAGTAGCGGTAACTCTAGTGATAATAACGTGAACACCAACACGCTGTCCTCTTCAAAGAACACAGACCCCGGCCAGTCGAACATGGCTTAA
- the LOC122571187 gene encoding glycogen synthase kinase-3 beta-like isoform X4: MSSRPRTTSFADCTNAPTNPPLGGMRVSSHPAGGVTLKKGGVMYNADRDGNKVTTVVATPGAGPDRPQEISYTDTKVIGNGSFGVVYLAKLCDTEELVAIKKVLQDKRFKNRELQIMRRLEHCNIVKLKYFFYSSGDKNILNATNPVFHVDKDEVYLNLVLEYIPETVYKVARHYNKSKQTIPINFIKLYMYQLFRSLAYIHSLGICHRDIKPQNLLLDPESGVLKLCDFGSAKHLVKGEPNVSYICSRYYRAPELIFGAIDYTTKIDVWSAGCVVAELLLGQPIFPGDSGVDQLVEIIKVLGTPTRDQIREMNPNYTEFKFPQIKAHPWQKVFRARTPPEAMELVAGLLEYTPSGRITPLEACAHPFFDELREQGTRLPNGRELPPLFNFTEYELRIQPSLNSILKPKYMQTSENPGGQSEPVAGSSGNSSDNNVNTNTLSSSKNTDPGQSNMA; this comes from the exons GCGGTGTGATGTATAATGCAGATAGAGATGGCAACAAAGTCACAACCGTGGTGGCTACACCTGGTGCTGGTCCAGATCGTCCCCAAGAGATCTCCTATACAGACACTAAAGTAATCGGTAACGGCAGCTTCGGCGTTGTATACCTAGCGAAACTATGTGACACGGAAGAACTGGTCGCCATCAAAAAAGTTCTCCAAGACAAACGATTTAAG aacaGGGAGTTACAAATCATGCGGCGTCTCGAGCACTGCAACATTGTAAAACTGAAATACTTCTTCTACTCCAGTGGCGATAAG AACATCTTAAACGCAACTAATCCAGTTTTTCATGTGGAC AAGGACGAGGTTTATCTGAACCTAGTGTTGGAATACATACCTGAAACTGTGTATAAAGTCGCTCGGCATTATAACAAAAGCAAGCAAACCATaccgataaatttcattaag TTGTACATGTACCAACTGTTCCGCTCTCTGGCATACATCCACTCGCTGGGGATCTGTCACAGGGACATCAAGCCACAGAATCTACTCCTGGACCCAGAATCCGGTGTCTTGAAGCTCTGTGATTTTGGCTCTGCTAAACATCTGGTCAAAGGAGAGCCTAATGTGTCTTACATCTGTAGTCGTTATTATCGCGCACCCGAATTAATCTTTGGTGCTATCGATTATACCACGAAGATTG ACGTGTGGAGTGCAGGCTGTGTGGTAGCAGAATTGTTGCTCGGCCAACCGATATTTCCCGGAGATAGTGGCGTGGATCAACTGGTCGAGATCATCAAGGTGCTCGGCACACCTACACGCGACCAGATACGTGAGATGAATCCCAACTATACCGAGTTCAAATTTCCACAGATTAAGGCGCACCCGTGGCAAAAG GTGTTCAGGGCACGCACACCTCCGGAAGCGATGGAGTTGGTCGCTGGACTTTTGGAGTACACGCCATCCGGCCGGATCACACCGTTGGAAGCGTGCGCTCATCCGTTTTTCGACGAACTTCGGGAGCAGGGCACGCGATTACCAAATGGCCGAGAGCTTCCCCCTTTGTTTAACTTTACAGAGTACGAGCTACGAATTCAACCGTCGCTAAACTCGATCCTAAAACCGAAGTACATGCAGACTTCGGAAAATCCTGGAGGCCAGTCGGAACCGGTCGCGGGGAGTAGCGGTAACTCTAGTGATAATAACGTGAACACCAACACGCTGTCCTCTTCAAAGAACACAGACCCCGGCCAGTCGAACATGGCTTAA
- the LOC122571187 gene encoding glycogen synthase kinase-3 beta-like isoform X9, whose amino-acid sequence MSSRPRTTSFADCTNAPTNPPLGGMRVSNRDGNKVTTVVATPGAGPDRPQEISYTDTKVIGNGSFGVVYLAKLCDTEELVAIKKVLQDKRFKNRELQIMRRLEHCNIVKLKYFFYSSGDKKDEVYLNLVLEYIPETVYKVARHYNKSKQTIPINFIKLYMYQLFRSLAYIHSLGICHRDIKPQNLLLDPESGVLKLCDFGSAKHLVKGEPNVSYICSRYYRAPELIFGAIDYTTKIDVWSAGCVVAELLLGQPIFPGDSGVDQLVEIIKVLGTPTRDQIREMNPNYTEFKFPQIKAHPWQKVFRARTPPEAMELVAGLLEYTPSGRITPLEACAHPFFDELREQGTRLPNGRELPPLFNFTEYELRIQPSLNSILKPKYMQTSENPGGQSEPVAGSSGNSSDNNVNTNTLSSSKNTDPGQSNMA is encoded by the exons ATAGAGATGGCAACAAAGTCACAACCGTGGTGGCTACACCTGGTGCTGGTCCAGATCGTCCCCAAGAGATCTCCTATACAGACACTAAAGTAATCGGTAACGGCAGCTTCGGCGTTGTATACCTAGCGAAACTATGTGACACGGAAGAACTGGTCGCCATCAAAAAAGTTCTCCAAGACAAACGATTTAAG aacaGGGAGTTACAAATCATGCGGCGTCTCGAGCACTGCAACATTGTAAAACTGAAATACTTCTTCTACTCCAGTGGCGATAAG AAGGACGAGGTTTATCTGAACCTAGTGTTGGAATACATACCTGAAACTGTGTATAAAGTCGCTCGGCATTATAACAAAAGCAAGCAAACCATaccgataaatttcattaag TTGTACATGTACCAACTGTTCCGCTCTCTGGCATACATCCACTCGCTGGGGATCTGTCACAGGGACATCAAGCCACAGAATCTACTCCTGGACCCAGAATCCGGTGTCTTGAAGCTCTGTGATTTTGGCTCTGCTAAACATCTGGTCAAAGGAGAGCCTAATGTGTCTTACATCTGTAGTCGTTATTATCGCGCACCCGAATTAATCTTTGGTGCTATCGATTATACCACGAAGATTG ACGTGTGGAGTGCAGGCTGTGTGGTAGCAGAATTGTTGCTCGGCCAACCGATATTTCCCGGAGATAGTGGCGTGGATCAACTGGTCGAGATCATCAAGGTGCTCGGCACACCTACACGCGACCAGATACGTGAGATGAATCCCAACTATACCGAGTTCAAATTTCCACAGATTAAGGCGCACCCGTGGCAAAAG GTGTTCAGGGCACGCACACCTCCGGAAGCGATGGAGTTGGTCGCTGGACTTTTGGAGTACACGCCATCCGGCCGGATCACACCGTTGGAAGCGTGCGCTCATCCGTTTTTCGACGAACTTCGGGAGCAGGGCACGCGATTACCAAATGGCCGAGAGCTTCCCCCTTTGTTTAACTTTACAGAGTACGAGCTACGAATTCAACCGTCGCTAAACTCGATCCTAAAACCGAAGTACATGCAGACTTCGGAAAATCCTGGAGGCCAGTCGGAACCGGTCGCGGGGAGTAGCGGTAACTCTAGTGATAATAACGTGAACACCAACACGCTGTCCTCTTCAAAGAACACAGACCCCGGCCAGTCGAACATGGCTTAA
- the LOC122571187 gene encoding glycogen synthase kinase-3 beta-like isoform X2, whose product MAPAATLDWSEPCQHWRYPKFCPSGQQKHERAKSAMELSSKEANTAYKKFCKFLRRLKNRKHRDGNKVTTVVATPGAGPDRPQEISYTDTKVIGNGSFGVVYLAKLCDTEELVAIKKVLQDKRFKNRELQIMRRLEHCNIVKLKYFFYSSGDKNILNATNPVFHVDKDEVYLNLVLEYIPETVYKVARHYNKSKQTIPINFIKLYMYQLFRSLAYIHSLGICHRDIKPQNLLLDPESGVLKLCDFGSAKHLVKGEPNVSYICSRYYRAPELIFGAIDYTTKIDVWSAGCVVAELLLGQPIFPGDSGVDQLVEIIKVLGTPTRDQIREMNPNYTEFKFPQIKAHPWQKVFRARTPPEAMELVAGLLEYTPSGRITPLEACAHPFFDELREQGTRLPNGRELPPLFNFTEYELRIQPSLNSILKPKYMQTSENPGGQSEPVAGSSGSSWFDVSSFSLSTDILKKRRRDIRA is encoded by the exons ATGGCGCCAGCTGCCACGTTAGACTGGTCAGAACCATGCCAGCACTGGCGTTATCCGAAATTCTGTCCGTCTGGACAGCAGAAGCATGAAAGGGCGAAGAGCGCGATGGAACTGAGCAGCAAGGAGGCGAACACAGCGTACAAAAAGTTCTGCAAGTTCCTACGCCGGCTGAAGAACAGGAAAC ATAGAGATGGCAACAAAGTCACAACCGTGGTGGCTACACCTGGTGCTGGTCCAGATCGTCCCCAAGAGATCTCCTATACAGACACTAAAGTAATCGGTAACGGCAGCTTCGGCGTTGTATACCTAGCGAAACTATGTGACACGGAAGAACTGGTCGCCATCAAAAAAGTTCTCCAAGACAAACGATTTAAG aacaGGGAGTTACAAATCATGCGGCGTCTCGAGCACTGCAACATTGTAAAACTGAAATACTTCTTCTACTCCAGTGGCGATAAG AACATCTTAAACGCAACTAATCCAGTTTTTCATGTGGAC AAGGACGAGGTTTATCTGAACCTAGTGTTGGAATACATACCTGAAACTGTGTATAAAGTCGCTCGGCATTATAACAAAAGCAAGCAAACCATaccgataaatttcattaag TTGTACATGTACCAACTGTTCCGCTCTCTGGCATACATCCACTCGCTGGGGATCTGTCACAGGGACATCAAGCCACAGAATCTACTCCTGGACCCAGAATCCGGTGTCTTGAAGCTCTGTGATTTTGGCTCTGCTAAACATCTGGTCAAAGGAGAGCCTAATGTGTCTTACATCTGTAGTCGTTATTATCGCGCACCCGAATTAATCTTTGGTGCTATCGATTATACCACGAAGATTG ACGTGTGGAGTGCAGGCTGTGTGGTAGCAGAATTGTTGCTCGGCCAACCGATATTTCCCGGAGATAGTGGCGTGGATCAACTGGTCGAGATCATCAAGGTGCTCGGCACACCTACACGCGACCAGATACGTGAGATGAATCCCAACTATACCGAGTTCAAATTTCCACAGATTAAGGCGCACCCGTGGCAAAAG GTGTTCAGGGCACGCACACCTCCGGAAGCGATGGAGTTGGTCGCTGGACTTTTGGAGTACACGCCATCCGGCCGGATCACACCGTTGGAAGCGTGCGCTCATCCGTTTTTCGACGAACTTCGGGAGCAGGGCACGCGATTACCAAATGGCCGAGAGCTTCCCCCTTTGTTTAACTTTACAGAGTACGAGCTACGAATTCAACCGTCGCTAAACTCGATCCTAAAACCGAAGTACATGCAGACTTCGGAAAATCCTGGAGGCCAGTCGGAACCGGTCGCGGGGAGTAGCG GCAGCAGCTGGTTTGATGTATCTTCGTTCTCCTTGTCGACCGACATCTTGAAAAAAAGGAGACGCGATATCCGTGCGTAA
- the LOC122571187 gene encoding protein kinase shaggy-like isoform X10 produces MERVPEEEDRDGNKVTTVVATPGAGPDRPQEISYTDTKVIGNGSFGVVYLAKLCDTEELVAIKKVLQDKRFKNRELQIMRRLEHCNIVKLKYFFYSSGDKNILNATNPVFHVDKDEVYLNLVLEYIPETVYKVARHYNKSKQTIPINFIKLYMYQLFRSLAYIHSLGICHRDIKPQNLLLDPESGVLKLCDFGSAKHLVKGEPNVSYICSRYYRAPELIFGAIDYTTKIDVWSAGCVVAELLLGQPIFPGDSGVDQLVEIIKVLGTPTRDQIREMNPNYTEFKFPQIKAHPWQKVFRARTPPEAMELVAGLLEYTPSGRITPLEACAHPFFDELREQGTRLPNGRELPPLFNFTEYELRIQPSLNSILKPKYMQTSENPGGQSEPVAGSSGNSSDNNVNTNTLSSSKNTDPGQSNMA; encoded by the exons ATAGAGATGGCAACAAAGTCACAACCGTGGTGGCTACACCTGGTGCTGGTCCAGATCGTCCCCAAGAGATCTCCTATACAGACACTAAAGTAATCGGTAACGGCAGCTTCGGCGTTGTATACCTAGCGAAACTATGTGACACGGAAGAACTGGTCGCCATCAAAAAAGTTCTCCAAGACAAACGATTTAAG aacaGGGAGTTACAAATCATGCGGCGTCTCGAGCACTGCAACATTGTAAAACTGAAATACTTCTTCTACTCCAGTGGCGATAAG AACATCTTAAACGCAACTAATCCAGTTTTTCATGTGGAC AAGGACGAGGTTTATCTGAACCTAGTGTTGGAATACATACCTGAAACTGTGTATAAAGTCGCTCGGCATTATAACAAAAGCAAGCAAACCATaccgataaatttcattaag TTGTACATGTACCAACTGTTCCGCTCTCTGGCATACATCCACTCGCTGGGGATCTGTCACAGGGACATCAAGCCACAGAATCTACTCCTGGACCCAGAATCCGGTGTCTTGAAGCTCTGTGATTTTGGCTCTGCTAAACATCTGGTCAAAGGAGAGCCTAATGTGTCTTACATCTGTAGTCGTTATTATCGCGCACCCGAATTAATCTTTGGTGCTATCGATTATACCACGAAGATTG ACGTGTGGAGTGCAGGCTGTGTGGTAGCAGAATTGTTGCTCGGCCAACCGATATTTCCCGGAGATAGTGGCGTGGATCAACTGGTCGAGATCATCAAGGTGCTCGGCACACCTACACGCGACCAGATACGTGAGATGAATCCCAACTATACCGAGTTCAAATTTCCACAGATTAAGGCGCACCCGTGGCAAAAG GTGTTCAGGGCACGCACACCTCCGGAAGCGATGGAGTTGGTCGCTGGACTTTTGGAGTACACGCCATCCGGCCGGATCACACCGTTGGAAGCGTGCGCTCATCCGTTTTTCGACGAACTTCGGGAGCAGGGCACGCGATTACCAAATGGCCGAGAGCTTCCCCCTTTGTTTAACTTTACAGAGTACGAGCTACGAATTCAACCGTCGCTAAACTCGATCCTAAAACCGAAGTACATGCAGACTTCGGAAAATCCTGGAGGCCAGTCGGAACCGGTCGCGGGGAGTAGCGGTAACTCTAGTGATAATAACGTGAACACCAACACGCTGTCCTCTTCAAAGAACACAGACCCCGGCCAGTCGAACATGGCTTAA